The DNA segment TTGCTGTAGATCTTCCGCATCGTGCCCGCAGCCAGTCTTCGCGCGTCGATCAGACCTTCGAGACGGTTTTCCGAGATGACGATGTCCGCTGTTTCACGGGCCACGTCCGCGCCTCCCCGCATGGCAACTCCCACGTCAGCGGCGGCCAGCGCCGGAGCGTCGTTGATGCCGTCGCCAACCATGACGACTTTGGCGCCCGAACGCTTCATCATTTTAATGGCTTCCGTTTTATCCTCCGGCAGGAGCTGCGCCCGAAATTCGTCCAGGGCCGTCTCACGGGCGACTTTTTCCGCGACGCGCGGGTTGTCGCCGGTAAGCATCACCATCCGATTGATCCCCGCATCGCGCAGGCGATTTATGACTTCGCGAGCGTCGCTTCGGAGGGGATCTTCGACGCAGAGCAGTCCGGTAAGCCGCCCGCCCTCCGCCAGATAGAGCGCGGAATAGTCTCCGGCCTCACGCTCAATGATTTCGCGCTGTTCGGAGGTTACGGGAATTTTTTCGTCCTCGAACACGAAATGAGCGCTGCCGATCAGCACCCTTTCGCCGCGCAGCCGCGAAACGACGCCGTGCGCAACCATATATTCCACGGTGGAGTGTTCTTCACGGTGAGAGAGGTTTTCTTCCTCGGCCAGCTTCACCACCGCGCGGGCGACGGAGTGGGGAAAATGTTCTTCCAGACAGGCGGCGGTACGAAGGACTTCTTTCCGCGCCCGCCCTTCGAAGGGGACGACTTTGGCAAGCCTCGGCACGGACACGGTCAGGGTTCCGGTCTTGTCAAAGACGACGGTGTCGGCAGCGGCCAAGGCTTCCAAAAATTTTCCGCCCTTGATCAGCACGCCCCGTTTGGTTCCTTCACGCATGGCGGCAAGGATAGCCAAAGGCGTGGACAGCCGGAGCGCGCAGGAATAATCGACCAGCAGGGCGCTGGTGGCTCGCACCGCATCCCGTGTCCACAGGTAAATGCCGCCAGCCAGCAGGAAATTGTACGGTACAATGGCGTCCGCCATGCGTTCCGCGTGATTCTGGACGTCGGCCTTCAAAGCGACGGAGGCGTCTATCATCTCGGCGATTTTACAGATGCGCGTTTCGCTGTCAAAAGCGGTGACGCGCAGGATCAACTCACCTTCTTCGACGATGGTTCCGGCGAAAACCGAGAGGGGAGGGACGCGGCGAACGGGTTCGGACTCTCCCGTCATTGCCGCCTGATTCACGGTGGCTTCGCCCTCGAAGACGACTCCGTCCACCGGAATGACGCCGCCCGCGCGGACGATGACGAGGTCTCCGATTTGAAGGTCCGCCGCCGGAATCCGCGTTTCCTCGCCGCCGCGGCGCACCCAGATTTTGTCGAGGTTTACCGCCAGGCTGCCGATCAGGCTCTCTCTCGATTTTTTGCGAGTCCAGTCCTCCAGAAGGTCGCCCAGCGCCAGCAGCGTCGTAATGACGGCGGCGGTGCGAAAATCTCTCCGAAGCAGAGACACGCCCACGGCGGACGCGTCGAGCACGGAGACGTTGAGACGTCCTGTGCGCAGCAGTTTGCAGAGCCCGCGTTTCAAAAGAGGCAGCGCCCGCAGAAGGGTAAACCCGTATCGCAGGACACCCGGCAGCAGAAAACGCCGCCCCAGCGCGCCGCCAAGAAGAGACGCCGCCGCTCCCGTCAAACTTTGTCGATCAGCCGGCGTCAGCGCCTCGACGTCCGCGTCTTCGTAAAATGACTTGTCCAAAAGCCTGACCGCCGTCAAAACGGACTCCCTGTCGCCTTCGTAATGGATCAGCAGACCTGACGTTCTGTGGGAAACAGCGACGCGCAGAACTCCCGGCTGCGTTTCCAGCAACAGGCCGATGACGCCGGCCTCCCGCATCGTGAACGCGCCGTCAGCACAGCGCAGCCGCAAACGGCCCGGCAGTTCGTGGACAATCGTAAAATCCATTATGGCCCGCTCAATCCGCCTTCGGGGAGTTCGCTTTTTTCTCGTTTACGTATTTTGCCTCGGCCAACACATCTTCAGCGGTTTCTTTGACCCGTTCAGCCATGGAAGCGACCCGATCCTTCAACTCCAATCCTTTTGCGGCAACAGCGACCGCCGTTTTTCTCCCGACCTGACTGCGGGCAAAACAAACCGCGCCCGCTCCTGCGAGGACTCCT comes from the Synergistaceae bacterium genome and includes:
- a CDS encoding heavy metal translocating P-type ATPase produces the protein MDFTIVHELPGRLRLRCADGAFTMREAGVIGLLLETQPGVLRVAVSHRTSGLLIHYEGDRESVLTAVRLLDKSFYEDADVEALTPADRQSLTGAAASLLGGALGRRFLLPGVLRYGFTLLRALPLLKRGLCKLLRTGRLNVSVLDASAVGVSLLRRDFRTAAVITTLLALGDLLEDWTRKKSRESLIGSLAVNLDKIWVRRGGEETRIPAADLQIGDLVIVRAGGVIPVDGVVFEGEATVNQAAMTGESEPVRRVPPLSVFAGTIVEEGELILRVTAFDSETRICKIAEMIDASVALKADVQNHAERMADAIVPYNFLLAGGIYLWTRDAVRATSALLVDYSCALRLSTPLAILAAMREGTKRGVLIKGGKFLEALAAADTVVFDKTGTLTVSVPRLAKVVPFEGRARKEVLRTAACLEEHFPHSVARAVVKLAEEENLSHREEHSTVEYMVAHGVVSRLRGERVLIGSAHFVFEDEKIPVTSEQREIIEREAGDYSALYLAEGGRLTGLLCVEDPLRSDAREVINRLRDAGINRMVMLTGDNPRVAEKVARETALDEFRAQLLPEDKTEAIKMMKRSGAKVVMVGDGINDAPALAAADVGVAMRGGADVARETADIVISENRLEGLIDARRLAAGTMRKIYSNFAFIVGANSFLLALGLGGILTPATSALLHNLATIGSSVYSLTPVLTGYPTTTSTGE
- a CDS encoding YtxH domain-containing protein — encoded protein: MNREKVLLFVTGVLAGAGAVCFARSQVGRKTAVAVAAKGLELKDRVASMAERVKETAEDVLAEAKYVNEKKANSPKAD